The genomic DNA TGAGCATcaccccctgcgatctggcatccccccagcGATCTTTTAGAAAAGCATAGCAGGGGCTCTTCACCAACACTATCGGCAGTATTCATGGAACCGGCATAACAAAGGGGAAAATACtttgataaagccccctgggcgaaacatagcctatgttggtgaagagccCCTGCTATGCTTTTCTAAAAGAGATGAGTACCTTTCTAACTTAtctataattaaaatatttaaataagaaaaatatttaaaaaaatatataaaataagaccgatgaagactttagtgcaaacaATTCTGTGAATGAAATGCTCTCACAGCTTGCACCGCTGAAGTCCTAAACGGGAATAATACCTCTATCTAAGGTTGTGTATGTGAtattataggaaagcctagtcatccagcacagaggcagcttatgccgtcttgggggtgggttagggactcatggagaggaggatccctgcccataagcccctgtaatcactgcattgatattgaaacgtgCACTCCCCTGTACACCCCAGAAATCCTTTTGTACTggaatataagtggctcctgcagccataagggctattagggtggtagggtggtagataagtgggtctaggggattctggaggtagtttgggggacctcaccattacctataagggagctgtagtgtgatgaagacatggcaccctttttgcaaagtttacagcagtgcccctaaatagtggggtaccctgtaaggtaccccactatttaggtgccatgtctgggtgttcagtccatcactttgcagacccctcccacgtccctcccagggcttgttctaggcgtttttgacttggatgaaaagttagacaaaaaagtggtataaagatagacgatttagcgacttggacgatcagatcggcaggacgtataattaaacgattttcgaaagaaaaacaattttggatgtatttttcgaaaatgtatcctaggctgtttttttactttggatgacttgcgacttagaagaaaacggacttagacgttcctttcgattatgcccctccacatatttctCTATAGGCAGCCAATCAAGTTTCTTATATAATATAAAAATACTATCATATCTCTTCAGACCATATATCAATCTcactgcagcattttgaatctgctgcaattttttttttttttcctatttttaaatttaagttaaaatgcaaagaattacaataactactgcataaaaaaataaaaataagagtacTTGTTGTTAAGTTTTCAAGaacaatcatgtcaaagaatgatgcttgtctgggcagttgtatccttatgcacacagacactcataacattgacagattcttgcatacatgccatctattctagtgtttacttataaagggaattttttaaaaaaataagctaatattctggaatctctcgtggcacacttgGTATCTCTTTGGGGAACACCATTGTGCCGTAGCacgcagtttgagagacactgatgttttattgtaagctgcctagGCTTCAAGCAGTTAAtagatattttaaataaatacataaatatattaaGCTGATTTATATAACTCTTCTTCCTTTTGAGGTTTCCATATGCTTTGAACAATGTGCTATGATGATAATTAAGTCATCTTATGTTTTATGGAGAGAGGATTTTCACTGAGCATTGTTTGGGATTTAACTTGAGAAATGTAagaattttgtgatttattatttACACAATTCAATGGTTTTAGTGTACTTTATATACCTTTAAATAGTCTACTTGGTTAGTCATTTTATAGTTTATTCCTCTAGCCAACTGGGTGTTATATTTGAGCTCttgttctgtaattttttttattaaggaaTCAGAACTTCCAAAGAATTCTGTAATATTCTGCATACATGTACAGTAGTTGTTTCTACTCCTGACTATATGTGGGAAACCTTGTacttaaaaacataaaacattagTCTGAGAAATGTACCTGTTCAGTGCTTCTTTTTGTAAATCTTGTTCATATGCCTTAAGCTGAGACCAGAATCCTACATTAGGTTCCACTATTGGTCTTGCAGCCTTTACAGTCTAGAAATGAATGAGATAATTAGAGGATCTATATTGGTAAGTAATTCATTTCTATCACATCACCATATTGGTCCTGGAGGAACCTGGAATCTAAATAGGGTATAATACGTTTTTTGAGGCTAGCATGAAAAGATTGTCTGACCTATAGGGCCTCTTTCACGAAGCCGTTTAGCACGGGCCACTgcagtaacggccctgaagcccttagagatttagtgcgactttgtaaaagaggctcatAGTATTAAAAGTTGATATTCTACAATATCTTTTTATGTTGTTCCAATAAAAATGTATCATTATTTACTAGGAGGTCAATATTCAATGTTTTAGGCCTTAGCAACTCGGGAAAAGAGCTGGAATTGTCACTTAGAGGATTTTACTCCACTTTCTGCGTTCCAAAGAGTGAAAATGGAGATCACAAATTCtcaaattaaggcccccttttatcaagccacattagggttttttatcgccaactgctgtggtaaaagctccgacgctcatagaattcctatgaacattggagcttttactgcagcagtctgcaataaaaaaaactcaacacggcttgataaaaggggacctaagcTAAATAACTGAGGTGGGAGGGGAAAAAGTGTACAGAGCTAGATGAGAGGGTTGGAATTTTCAAATGGGAGAAGAGGGTACAAGTGTGTGTGATCGTTctacaaaaaataaacaaacttttCTTCCTGCTTGACATTTCCGCTACCTTTTTACTTATAAATAACACACACGTTGCTATGTAAATCTAGAGAACTATGATGCAAAAACACATTGTTCTGTATAAGAGCTTCATTTCTTAACACTATAGGCAGTACCTCAAAGGCACCTTCCAGCTGAAGATGTCTGTATTTCATTAGGTATGCAATGCAAACTGCAGCAGATCTACTACGGCCATTTTTACAGTAAACCAAGCATTTCCCATCCTTTTGTACTATGTCTTCTATTACTTCAGCACATTGGTCAAAATAAGCGTACAGGTTCTCAGATGGCTTGTCAAACACGGGGACTCTGAGGGTTCCAATCCCAAGACTGGAGAAAGGCTGCTGCCTGGAGACGTTGATGCAAAAAGTGACTCCTTCCTGGATGAGTAGTTCCTCATTGCAGGCTGACTTGGTGTTGCTAATTAACAAAGAATCTGTGACTTTGCAAAGTTGTAACATTTTCAGGAAAAATGATCTTGTGTAATTCCTATGACGTTATGTAGTTCATAGATTTTTGGGAAACttataaaatataaataggagaaaaaaaataaacataatttaCCGTTAAGAAGAGATAAGTATACTTCCAGCAGCAATTCTCTGTCTGCAACTGCAACCTTTTCTACTGACATGCCGTTCTATATTTATTACACGAGTGTCAATTTCAAGAGCTTGTTTTAAATCTCACTGCCTTCTCTAGAAATGTAatacacaaaaacaaaaatacaccAGGACCATTTTCTGTTGCAGTTAGGAAGTAGTTCTACAAGGAGCCACCAAGTTAGGCAGCATGTACCCACACAAATGCTAGTATTATAGTTAGTTATGTACATATGTGAACATCTATACACAAATTTCCAATAGTCTGGCTGTGCATCGTTCTGTAagcaagacatgggggaagccactgcttgccctagattggtatgCAATGGAGAGAACTGACTCGAGCTAATTAAACCTCCAAGAGAAGTACTCATAAAACTGTAACTTTGCTCAGAGGCTTGTAACTCTAAAGAGAGGGAGGAAACCCTCTCTTGAAACAAGAGTTATTATTTCAAATCATAGCAAGGTGTTTTAGTAAAAATGAGTCCAACTCTTGAGGGTAACAAGGCTTGAAAAAATGTTCAATACTTAAATGGAGTATTTTGCAGAATTTTTAAAAGTCCAAAAATAATGATGATTGCATTCAGGAAAATTGTACTTAACTTAAATGCAGAACATACAACTTCCAGGGACCCTGGAAGTTGTATGTTCTGCATTTAAGTTAAGTACAATTTTCCTGAATGCAATCATCATTATTTTTGGACTTTTAAAAATTCTGCAAAATACTCCATTTAAGTATTGAACATTTTTTCAAGCCTTGTTACCCTCAAGAGTTGGACTCATTTTTACTAAAACACCTTGCTATGATTTGAAATAATAACTCTTGTTTCAAGAGAGGGTTTCCTCCCTCTCTTTAGAGTTACAAGCCTCTGAGCAAAGTTACAGTTTTATGAGTACTTCTCTTGGAGGTTTAATTAGCTCGAGTCAGTTCTCTCCATTGCATTTCAGCTATTTTCTGACTCTCAATTGCTAAATTCTCCCTGTGTATTTGGAAACGTagttgccctagattggtagcagaGTAAGATTAATTATTTGAGGgccctagccctgccctgcccacacccgccagtggcgtaccaagggggggggggggcggtctgccccgggtgcatgcttcaaggggggtgcacagccggctgggtcCGGAAGCTCCCGCTCTGTTCAAAATGGCACCTcaacgcggctgccgactctgctctgaaatatgagtctgcagccgcgctgaagtgcagaaaggtcccgcgatgactacttctgctgcctctgctccagaagaggtaagtgacgtcggggaggggagagaaggggaggtgTGAACCGgaagctgcagtcattgcgggaccttgctgcaaatctctgcgtctgccggcccagcccccctcctatgtcacttacctcttccggagcagaggcagcagaagtagtcatcacgggaccttgctgattttgatggagagagaaaggagcatagcagggtggtagaaggagaaaaagggggtcagggtggtatgaaagcatggtgaagggtaagaaagggggtcagggtggtatggaaaggtggtgaaggaagagaaatggggtcagggtggtatggaagggtggtgaagggagaaaaagggggtcagagtggtatggaagcataaagggtgagaaagggggtagatgctgatggaagtggggggaagggaaaggagagtaaaaaaccagaccatgggggtgtgggagagggaatgagaggagaaagatgccagatcattagagaagggaagggaagaagatggatgccagacaaaTG from Geotrypetes seraphini chromosome 9, aGeoSer1.1, whole genome shotgun sequence includes the following:
- the DUSP28 gene encoding dual specificity phosphatase 28 isoform X1, coding for MLQLCKVTDSLLISNTKSACNEELLIQEGVTFCINVSRQQPFSSLGIGTLRVPVFDKPSENLYAYFDQCAEVIEDIVQKDGKCLVYCKNGRSRSAAVCIAYLMKYRHLQLEGAFETVKAARPIVEPNVGFWSQLKAYEQDLQKEALNRLTQNS
- the DUSP28 gene encoding dual specificity phosphatase 28 isoform X2, which encodes MLQLCKVTDSLLISNTKSACNEELLIQEGVTFCINVSRQQPFSSLGIGTLRVPVFDKPSENLYAYFDQCAEVIEDIVQKDGKCLVYCKNGRSRSAAVCIAYLMKYRHLQLEGAFETDPEFMRQLFLVSRSEWSTPLYGHQDGSVF